One genomic region from Pecten maximus chromosome 5, xPecMax1.1, whole genome shotgun sequence encodes:
- the LOC117327637 gene encoding feline leukemia virus subgroup C receptor-related protein 2-like isoform X1: MMGKALSRGSSLENGLQVKPILPQSPTEEEKDGRLAVPGGQPRVYKRRWIMVFLFCFYSLSNAYQWIHLNIIANVIIKYYNQSLPEDTFKRETTVDWLSMIYMLAYIPLIFPSTFLLNKKGLRVVAICGSFLNALGSCLKLACVSPDRFPVLMFAQTICAIAQIFILGLPARIAAVWFGPNEVSTATSLGVFGNQVGVAVGFLVPPLIVRNSDDLDEIGNDLWAMFIGTAVVTGSLFLLVILVFRERPLTPPSKAQMIAVENEANEHYGKSLLNLFKNRGFMILTITYGINTGCYYGISTLLNPVVLHYFPGEEENAGLIGLTIVLAGVAGSIVAGIWLDKTKTFKATTLGIYFLSLAGMIAFTFTLDLSLMWVVFVCGGSLGFFMTGYLPVGFEFAAEITYPESEGTSSGLLNASAQTFGIILTISMRAMLSNVSVLGANLTVSAVLLLGTILTCFIGADYRRQAAGKEIVEELDNIEYEVPAPVKNPEELSKL; this comes from the exons GCAAAGCGCTGAGCCGCGGTTCCTCCCTGGAGAACGGTCTACAGGTCAAGCCGATTCTTCCGCAGTcgccaacagaggaggaaaaAGATGGCCGACTGGCAGTTCCTGGTGGACAACCAAGGGTTTACAAACGACGGTGGATCATGGTCTTTCTCTTCTGCTTCTACTCCTTGAGTAATGCCTACCAATGGATTCACCTCAACATAATCGCTAATGTCATCATTAAGTATTACAATCAGAGCCTACCGGAAGACACATTTAAAAGGGAGACAACCGTAGATTGGCTGTCTATGATTTATATGTTGGCATACATTCCTTTGATCTTCCCTTCTACATTTTTGTTAAACAAGAAAGGATTACGAGTGGTAGCTATTTGTGGTTCATTTCTTAATGCACTTGGATCGTGTCTAAAATTAGCATGTGTTTCACCAGACCGATTTCCTGTGTTAATGTTCGCTCAGACAATATGTGCTATCGCGCAAATATTCATTCTTGGACTTCCGGCACGTATTGCTGCCGTTTGGTTTGGACCCAATGAAGTGTCAACAGCCACATCACTTGGGGTGTTTGGAAATCAG GTCGGAGTAGCTGTTGGATTTCTAGTACCGCCGTTGATAGTAAGGAACAGTGATGACTTGGACGAAATTGGTAACGACCTTTGGGCAATGTTCATAGGCACGGCTGTTGTGACGGGAAGTCTGTTTCTGTTGGTTATCCTAG tttttcgaGAGAGACCCCTCACGCCGCCAAGTAAGGCACAGATGATTGCTGTGGAAAACGAAGCCAATGAACATTACGGGAAATCTCTCTTGAACTTGTTCAAAAACAGAGGATTTATGATACTGACTATAACGTATG GTATCAATACCGGATGTTACTATGGTATATCAACGTTACTTAATCCTGTAGTCCTCCATTACTTCCCG GGCGAGGAAGAAAATGCCGGACTTATAGGACTGACCATCGTGTTGGCTGGAGTAGCAGGGTCCATTGTGGCCGGAATATGGTTGGACAAGACCAAGACATTTAa GGCGACAACACTTGGAATATATTTCCTATCCCTGGCGGGTATGATAGCTTTTACCTTCACACTAGACCTCAGTCTGATGTGGGTGGTGTTCGTCTGTGGTGGATCTCTAGG GTTTTTCATGACTGGCTATCTACCAGTCGGATTTGAATTTGCAGCCGAAATAACATATCCGGAATCCGAAGGGACATCATCCGGACTGCTGAATGCATCTGCCCAG ACATTTGGAATCATTCTGACCATCAGTATGAGGGCTATGCTGAGTAACGTCAGTGTACTTGGAGCTAATCTAACCGTGTCGGCAGTTCTCCTCCTCGGTACCATTCTTACAT GTTTTATTGGGGCAGATTACCGCCGCCAAGCAGCTGGAAAGGAG ATCGTAGAAGAATTGGACAATATTGAATACGAAGTCCCTGCTCCAGTGAAGAACCCAGAGGAATTGAGCAAATTATAA
- the LOC117327637 gene encoding feline leukemia virus subgroup C receptor-related protein 2-like isoform X2, translating to MMGKALSRGSSLENGLQVKPILPQSPTEEEKDGRLAVPGGQPRVYKRRWIMVFLFCFYSLSNAYQWIHLNIIANVIIKYYNQSLPEDTFKRETTVDWLSMIYMLAYIPLIFPSTFLLNKKGLRVVAICGSFLNALGSCLKLACVSPDRFPVLMFAQTICAIAQIFILGLPARIAAVWFGPNEVSTATSLGVFGNQVGVAVGFLVPPLIVRNSDDLDEIGNDLWAMFIGTAVVTGSLFLLVILVFRERPLTPPSKAQMIAVENEANEHYGKSLLNLFKNRGFMILTITYGINTGCYYGISTLLNPVVLHYFPGEEENAGLIGLTIVLAGVAGSIVAGIWLDKTKTFKATTLGIYFLSLAGMIAFTFTLDLSLMWVVFVCGGSLGFFMTGYLPVGFEFAAEITYPESEGTSSGLLNASAQTFGIILTISMRAMLSNVSVLGANLTVSAVLLLGTILTCFIGADYRRQAAGKEVYSINTPLNTESSQNTNYTKAF from the exons GCAAAGCGCTGAGCCGCGGTTCCTCCCTGGAGAACGGTCTACAGGTCAAGCCGATTCTTCCGCAGTcgccaacagaggaggaaaaAGATGGCCGACTGGCAGTTCCTGGTGGACAACCAAGGGTTTACAAACGACGGTGGATCATGGTCTTTCTCTTCTGCTTCTACTCCTTGAGTAATGCCTACCAATGGATTCACCTCAACATAATCGCTAATGTCATCATTAAGTATTACAATCAGAGCCTACCGGAAGACACATTTAAAAGGGAGACAACCGTAGATTGGCTGTCTATGATTTATATGTTGGCATACATTCCTTTGATCTTCCCTTCTACATTTTTGTTAAACAAGAAAGGATTACGAGTGGTAGCTATTTGTGGTTCATTTCTTAATGCACTTGGATCGTGTCTAAAATTAGCATGTGTTTCACCAGACCGATTTCCTGTGTTAATGTTCGCTCAGACAATATGTGCTATCGCGCAAATATTCATTCTTGGACTTCCGGCACGTATTGCTGCCGTTTGGTTTGGACCCAATGAAGTGTCAACAGCCACATCACTTGGGGTGTTTGGAAATCAG GTCGGAGTAGCTGTTGGATTTCTAGTACCGCCGTTGATAGTAAGGAACAGTGATGACTTGGACGAAATTGGTAACGACCTTTGGGCAATGTTCATAGGCACGGCTGTTGTGACGGGAAGTCTGTTTCTGTTGGTTATCCTAG tttttcgaGAGAGACCCCTCACGCCGCCAAGTAAGGCACAGATGATTGCTGTGGAAAACGAAGCCAATGAACATTACGGGAAATCTCTCTTGAACTTGTTCAAAAACAGAGGATTTATGATACTGACTATAACGTATG GTATCAATACCGGATGTTACTATGGTATATCAACGTTACTTAATCCTGTAGTCCTCCATTACTTCCCG GGCGAGGAAGAAAATGCCGGACTTATAGGACTGACCATCGTGTTGGCTGGAGTAGCAGGGTCCATTGTGGCCGGAATATGGTTGGACAAGACCAAGACATTTAa GGCGACAACACTTGGAATATATTTCCTATCCCTGGCGGGTATGATAGCTTTTACCTTCACACTAGACCTCAGTCTGATGTGGGTGGTGTTCGTCTGTGGTGGATCTCTAGG GTTTTTCATGACTGGCTATCTACCAGTCGGATTTGAATTTGCAGCCGAAATAACATATCCGGAATCCGAAGGGACATCATCCGGACTGCTGAATGCATCTGCCCAG ACATTTGGAATCATTCTGACCATCAGTATGAGGGCTATGCTGAGTAACGTCAGTGTACTTGGAGCTAATCTAACCGTGTCGGCAGTTCTCCTCCTCGGTACCATTCTTACAT GTTTTATTGGGGCAGATTACCGCCGCCAAGCAGCTGGAAAGGAGGTATATAGTATAAACACACCTTTGAATACGGAGAGTAGTCAGAATACTAACTATACAAAGGCATTCTAa